A single region of the Amphiura filiformis chromosome 7, Afil_fr2py, whole genome shotgun sequence genome encodes:
- the LOC140156328 gene encoding uncharacterized protein → MRMLQSYTDSSLRVVYLRASSWTIMRYLINKCPNLRTLSFLSPDQHTPYSCNKDMIKYFSKTNFVLPLQLEKLQLSFVAKINCSFDDAYPPRELRMVSIIQFRDIVIPRVLQCQNLRHLTLYKCNEISAEDVEILTSGLPKIQEICLLHFTTSYLVKRGHSQAAVLEEILRIIVDNLPDLTSLHIITAKYYRSAEPMYVADEYSIDNILQELGHRQQFADLHVTEALFNPVSFATMTQALPNITELGLYACRCVTDEIMNIIARDLSNLKMLLLNESEPYTDIGLKALQYHPSLQSLTIFKESRQFDGQKLSTEAIFETLVSLPKLKQANLLNCGYRSDNDIIFQRYLDELRANKPRVRICTKRYYHRWNSRPSCGNSLHGHDMRKYTFFP, encoded by the coding sequence ATGCGAATGCTTCAATCTTACACAGACTCTTCGCTAAGAGTGGTGTATCTCAGGGCTTCAAGCTGGACCATTATGCGATACTTGATCAATAAGTGCCCAAATCTACGAACGCTTTCATTTCTTTCACCAGATCAACACACTCCATATTCTTGCAATAAGGACATGATTAAGTATTTTTCCAAGACCAACTTTGTTTTACCTTTACAACTTGAAAAGCTTCAGCTATCCTTCGTTGCTAAGATAAATTGTTCGTTTGATGATGCTTACCCTCCAAGAGAACTTCGAATGGTATCAATCATACAATTCAGAGACATTGTAATACCAAGAGttctacaatgtcaaaatttacGCCACCTAACACTTTATAAGTGTAATGAAATATCAGCAGAAGACGTGGAAATATTGACGTCTGGATTACCGAAGATTCAAGAAATATGTCTGCTTCATTTCACCACTTCATATTTGGTCAAACGCGGCCATTCCCAGGCTGCAGTTTTAGAGGAGATCCTGCGAATAATTGTTGATAACCTTCCAGATCTTACAAGCCTTCATATAATAACGGCTAAATATTATAGATCTGCAGAGCCCATGTATGTTGCAGATGAGTACAGTATAGACAACATCTTACAAGAATTAGGACATCGGCAACAGTTTGCAGATCTTCACGTCACAGAGGCTTTATTTAACCCGGTATCTTTCGCTACGATGACCCAAGCACTGCCTAACATAACAGAACTAGGGCTTTACGCTTGCAGATGCGTAACTGATGAAATTATGAACATAATAGCACGTGATCTATCGAATCTAAAGATGCTATTGTTAAACGAGTCCGAACCATATACAGATATAGGGTTAAAAGCATTGCAGTATCATCCGTCTTTGCAATCATTGACTATTTTCAAGGAATCACGACAATTTGATGGACAGAAACTGTCGACAGAAGCTATTTTTGAAACGCTTGTGTCGTTACCAAAGCTCAAGCAAGCAAACCTTCTGAACTGTGGTTATCGCTCCGACAATGATATTATCTTCCAGCGATATTTGGATGAACTTCGCGCAAATAAGCCACGTGTTAGAATCTGCACCAAGCGGTACTACCATCGTTGGAACTCTAGGCCTTCTTGCGGCAACAGTTTGCATGGACATGATATGAGAAAATACACATTCTTtccttaa
- the LOC140156971 gene encoding uncharacterized protein, translating to MVIFFFVIFICRTMVHLAAAEDADFICPVDILPDDVLLIIFSFVTLIDRAAIARVCTRWNVLIRTGCLWKSINLTLRQKFPPNSNTVRGFLETYATNSLQTLILPHVDDDILRYLTRHCMRLTTLRADVTEDVDLVGLPTSLKELHLAWPSHIHNIREELQEVNANEPVLCIKWGPYTPMMNLQSLTVTHMVFSPELFQQLSSCSTLKHLHIDNCCGLAEDGIEAVTRSLSHLKTFWLDMCSYGVQNLNGILHQIVRNLTKISDLRITFVPINTSSEQEEQTPANLFFNQLMNCRHLNRLHLQGITGLSAQNISRFLQECRQINSLSLKWCGSIADDVLATIFKNGTNLHTIELLPCSKISDGGMESMSHHLVVQNVKLNYCQNVTLPQVLKTVVTLPKVKQVEVGIYQQPLKASREEFDTVKKLKPNLTVDVQKFSVCIAKK from the exons ATGGTTATTTTCTTCTTTGTTATTTTCATTTGCAGAACCATGGTTCATTTAGCAGCTGCTGAAGATGCAGATTTCATCTGTCCAGTAGACATACTACCCGATGATGTCCTGCTTATTATATTTTCCTTTGTCACACTCATCGACAGAGCAGCAATTGCCAG GGTCTGTACACGGTGGAATGTACTTATCAGAACCGGATGCTTATGGAAGTCCATCAATCTTACCTTGAGACAAAAGTTCCCGCCTAATTCCAACACCGTCCGGGGCTTCTTAGAAACATACGCAACCAACTCCTTGCAAACGCTTATTCTACCACACGTCGATGATGACATACTGCGGTACCTGACAAGACATTGTATGCGACTAACAACTCTCCGTGCAGATGTCACCGAAGATGTTGATTTGGTCGGGTTACCAACGTCTTTGAAGGAGCTTCATCTTGCATGGCCATCACATATACACAATATTAGAGAGGAGCTACAGGAAGTGAACGCCAACGAACCAGTGTTATGTATCAAGTGGGGACCATACACACCAATGATGAACCTTCAAAGTCTCACAGTTACGCATATGGTATTTTCCCCAGAACTGTTTCAACAACTAAGTTCTTGTTCCACGCTCAAACATCTCCATATCGACAACTGCTGCGGTCTTGCTGAAGACGGCATTGAGGCTGTAACACGTAGTTTATCACACTTGAAAACCTTCTGGCTTGATATGTGTTCTTATGGCGTCCAAAATTTGAATGGTATTTTGCATCAGATTGtaagaaatttgacaaaaatatcagaTCTCCGTATTACATTTGTGCCAATAAATACGTCTTCAGAACAAGAAGAGCAGACGCCAGCAAATTTGTTTTTCAATCAACTAATGAACTGTCGTCATTTAAATCGCCTGCATTTGCAAGGTATAACTGGACTCTCCGCGCAAAATATTTCCCGCTTTTTACAGGAATGCCGCCAAATCAATTCGCTTAGTTTAAAATGGTGTGGATCAATCGCAGACGATGTTCTTGccactattttcaaaaatggtacGAACTTGCACACAATAGAATTATTGCCCTGTAGTAAGATTTCAGATGGCGGAATGGAATCGATGTCACATCACCTTGTAGTGCAAAATGTTAAGTTAAATTACTGTCAAAATGTGACATTGCCGCAAGTATTGAAAACGGTTGTGACTTTACCGAAAGTGAAGCAAGTTGAAGTTGGAATTTATCAGCAACCTCTGAAGGCATCGAGGGAAGAGTTTGATACCGTCAAAAAATTGAAACCAAATTTGACTGTggatgtgcaaaaattttcagtGTGTATTGCAAAGAAGTAA